The DNA sequence CAGGGTAGCGTCACCTTCCAGGTAGGCTTTAGAGCGGGCAACAAGTTCTTTTTGCACAGGGGAGCTGTAAGTCATGCTAAAAATGCTACTTTAATATTGGGCTTATTCATGCCAAGCAGAACAAGTCTATTGGTTCCAAACCCAAAGTTAGAAAAACTATACCGATCTAAGGTCAGTTGGGTGCAGACGATGATTGGTAGCTATTCACTAGGTAGAGTTGTTGTGTGTTGTTTACCTTTGTACTGTAAAATATACATTTCTTATGGCCAAGTCATTGTTGCTTGTTTTTTCTGGGTTTTTATTCTTCTTAGCGCCTGTTTTGGCGCAAAAAGAGGTAAAGTGTGCCATTGCTTTTGATGAAGTAGACCCCTTTGATAGTTTACGTACGATTGGCTCGGAAGTCGTTGCGCTAGGTTACATGATTCCCAGTAAGTACGAATTGGAAGATGGTCCCAAGGTGATTGAAGAGGCAGAAGCGATTTTGTTGTATTCTGAAAACGATAGTATCAGTGGCTTTTTCTTTCATCTTTTTATGCCCGAATACAAGCTGCAATCCATCAATGAAGGGATGAATGTGAAGCTTTTGCTGGACGATGATTCCGTTATTGGCTTTTACAATGTACCGGATGAGGGCGAATTTGATCGGACGATCAATATGCGAGTTTACCAGCACACCTGCCCCATACCACTGGATTATTATTATAAATTGGCCTATCACAAAGTAGCGCAGATCAGGGTGGAGTACGAAAAGCAAAACCGCACCCTTATCCTCAACGAAAAACAACAGGAAGCACTACGAACAGCCATTCAATGCGTCGGTCGTCGAATAGGTTTGTACCCCATCAAACCTTGATCTTTTTTATGATCTCGCGTTGTTAAATGTCGTACTGGTACAGCTCCAGGTCTTCAATGATTCGAATCAGTTTTTCGGCATACTGTGGGTCGGTGGCATAACCTGCCTTTTTCAGTCCTCTGGCCCAGCCTTTATAGTCCGACTTCTTTAAACGGAAGAGTTTTTGGTAGCGGTCTTTTTGGAGGAGCTGGCTGTGGGCCGTGTAGCTTTCTTCTACCGTAGAAAACTTCCGGAAAAAATCTTTGTGATGGTCATCGTTAAAATTGGTGCAATGACCTTTTTCACAACGCTTAGAAAAGCATTTGATGCCAAAGTGATTGTTGTTCTCGCGCGCCAACCTACTATCCCCAATATTGCTTTCTAGTAATCCTTGCGCCAAAGTAATGCTTGAAGGTATCCCGTAAGTATTCATCTCTTTAGCGGCCAATGATTGATAGGTACGAACGTAGGCAAGTTGCTTGCGCCTTTTTTCGCGTTGTGCAGCGGTGAGGCTGTTATCTTCGGTTTTGGAATGCTGCATGGAGACGTTTTGGGCCTGCACTTCATCATCTTCAAAAGGATCAAAGAATAGTGATTGGGTGCTGGTCGTCAAAAATCCACTTTCTCCTTTCTGCATGGAGAAGTTGATGGAAATATCCTTATGGGTCACCATCCAACCAAGGATTAAAAGGGCACACAAGCCAAGCCAACGCCGGCGGAACCAATCTTCGAAATTTTTCCAATACAATTCAAATGAAGCTTTGAGCTTGGCGGGAGTAAGGTTTTCGTACGGATTCATGACACGTTTCGTTTGTAGTTAAAACAAAATTAAACATTATTGTTTTAAAAACAAATAATTGCAAACATTTTTATGAATTAAATGCTTTTGGTTGAGTGCCTGCTTTCTATTCTAGTTGAACTCAAGCGAATCAAATCTCCATACACAGTCCATTGACCAAGCTTAGCGCTTCGCTTGTGCACGGAAATTTGTTCGATGTGGTACAATTTTTTGACTTAATAACTGTTTTCCTCTCGCCTATTTCTCACAATCTCGGAAAAGCGTACCTTTGCGCTCGATTAAATTGATATTACTAATGAAGAAGATATTATTACTTGGGGCATTGTTTGTTGTTAGCCTTGGAAGTGTACGTGCACAGGAGCTTTACGGACACTTGAATTTTGGCAACTTAATTGCTCAGATGCCTGAAGCAGTAGCTGCAAATGACAGCCTGGAAATTCTCCAAGCGACCATGGTTGCTACTGGTGAAGCAAAGGCACAGCAATTCCAACGTGATGCAACAGCTTTTATAAAAGCCGTACAAGGAGGAGGGTTGACGCCATTGAAGCAGCAGGAACAGCAGGCCGCTTTGGAAAAGCGTCAGTTGGAAATCCAGAATTATGAGCAGGTAATCATCAATACCATTGGTAAAAAGCGCAATGAAATGCTTAAGCCAATCGTCGCTCGTGCTCAGGCTGCCATTGATGAAGTGGCCAAAGAGAATGGCTACGTGATGGTTTTTGATACCAGCATTTTTGGTGCCATCATGTTTGCGAAAGATACGGAAGATATCATGCCTCTGGTGAAAGCCAAGTTGGGTATTGAGTAAAGAATAAAAAAACCTTGATGCTCTCTTCGGGGGCATCAAGGTTTTGTCTTAGATCGATAAGCGGGGACGCGACTGTTATCTATTCTGTGTCGCTCATTATTCCACTTCAATCCCCTTCACTACCGATCGGTCTACCACCTGCTCCCATTGGAGTGCGGGTTCCAATAAAAATTGTGGGAACTGAAATTCGAGAAACTGCCGGTAGAGCTGAGCTGCTGGAGAGTGTCCTTCTTCTGTCAATTGGAAAAAGACAAGGTTTTCTTCAAGGGTAGAAAGATGGACTTTTTCCAGAGAGGATTGAAAATAGGTGCGCAAGCTATCGATCAAATCCGCTTTGATTTTGCTGGGAATAATAGTAGGCAGTGGTTCAATAATGGCTTCAATGAGCACGCCTAGTGCGCCGATTTTGTAAAGCTCATCCTCGTTGAAGCGATTGATTTCAGCAAACCAGCCTTTGAAAAGCATGATGAGCTCTTCTTTATTGAGGTTGATAAACTCTTCGGTAGCCACTACCACATCCGTGATCAAGTTTGGATAGTCACCCGTGTGAGCGATCACTTGGGTACCTGGCACTTCCACCAGGCATGATTCCACGTAAGGGCTCCAAAGCACTACGGCATCGATGGTTTCGTCGTGAGTGAAATTGGTGCAAATGACATCCAGGTCCATATCCTTTTGAGGCTGATGGACAATATCGAAGGTATCCATACCGGCCTCCTGCAAAACGTACTTCAGGAAAGTGAAGGCTGGGGAATCGTAGGGGTAAATCACCTTTTTCCCTTTGAGTTCCTCCAGGCTGGTAATGCCATTGCGAGTAATGATCGCATCGGCACCATTGGACCAACTGACCTGGGCAATGACTTTAGGGTTTTTGTCTTTTAGTTTGTACAGCACGGAAGGAAGGCGGTCCAAGGTAGCCCAAATCAGGTCTGCTTCCCCTGCCTTCATCAAGCGGCAAGTTTCCTCCACGTTGTCACTGAGCTCGTACCTTACACTGCGTTTGAACTCTTTATACAAAGGCGTCAGTCGCGAGCGGACGAAACCATTGTTGTACATAATCCCTCCCATGAAACCTACCCAGGTGGGGATGACAAAGTTGATACTGCGCGCATCGATTTCTTTGATGTACTGGCTGAGTGTTTCGGTGATCTCGCGGTAGATGGCCTCCCTGTTGTCGGGGTTCTCAATGATGCGGTCGAAGAACTTGAGCTTTTCAATGTCAAAAGCATCATCGTATTGATCGCGCCACATGAAATCTTGCACAATGACGGGCATGATGTAACGGCCTTTTCCAGCGTGTGCGGCATAGTTGGATAAGAGGATGCGTGTTTCTTCATCGAAGACATTTTCGATGGCAAAATCAGCACTCAACAATAGCAAAGTGATATCGGCTTGGCTAAGTTCACGGCGAATTTCCTGCTTGACTTCGACGCCTAGATCAATGTCATTGACCGTCCAAATTCTGACGTTGCTGTGCATTTTAGCAAGCAGCCCCAGGTGACGTTCCATTTCTCCCCAATAATGAAGATCTGCCTCTGCATACAAAACCGCGATGTTGATATTTTGGGCCCCTTTGTTTTTGTTGGATTTCATGCTGGGTCGGTGTGAGTTTGACTTGCAATATAATTGAAGCTTGTAAAAGTTACGCTGAGTTAACGAGAAAAGGAATAATTTTAGTGCCGTTTTCAAACAACCAACGCTTATGAACCTCCGCAACAGTAGACTTCCAATTGGCACCCTGATTAATATGGGCACCGTGACCATTGGCAGCCTGATCGGCTTGTACCTGCAAGGGGTGTTTCCTGAAAATATTCAGTCGATCATCTTTCAAGCCATTGGTTTAGGTACGCTCGTACTCGGTGTCATGATGAGTCTCAAAGTACCTGAGGGCTATCTGCTCAACTTTATATTCAGCTTGATTCTGGGTGGGGTTGTCGGAGAACTACTGGGTGTGCAGACCGTCTTGCAGGGTTTGGGTGATACCATTAAGACTGCGCTAAACATTACCGAAGGTGCTTTTACGGAAGGGCTCATCACGGCTTTTCTCCTGTTTTGTATTGGTAGCATGACCTTCGTGGGCGCCATTGAAGAAGGTCTCGAAGGCAAACGCGATCTGCTACTGGTCAAATCTACCCTCGACGGAATTTCATCCATCGCCTTTGCTGCTACTTACGGCATTGGGGTATTGTTCTCTATCGTTCCCATGTTGATCTTTCAGGGAGGTATTACCTTACTTGCGCGGCAGTTGCAGCAATTCTTTACGCCTACGATGATCGCCCAACTCAGTGCCGTAGGCGGTGCCTTGATTATTGGTATTGGTATCAATATTCTGGGTTTGGGGATGGTCAATGTTGAAAATCTGTTGCCGGGCCTATTGGTTACTCTTCCGCTAACGTGGTTGCAGCAGCGGGCAAAAGCCACCAGCTAGGGAGGTAGAGCACGTCTTCTTCCATCACATCGGGCTTCCGCTTGAGGATGCTACAACCGATGGCACAATCAAGGCAGCGCTTTTCCTGGCAATAACTATTTTTCAATTGCAATAATGCCTGACTTTGCCCTGCTTGTTTGGCTTCTATACCCAGGGCTTTCCATTCGGCAAGGATATGGTTGTTTTCTGCTGGTACGGCTTCCATTAAACGCAAGGCCCGTTCCTGGTAGAGGTCTGCACCGCGTTTTTTGCCATAAAGGAAAATAAATGGTGCAATGATGTTGATCACCAGCAGATGTATCCTGGCTTTACCTAAGGTTTTGGCACTTTTTTTACTGGCCTTATCAAAACGGAAGTGCGTTTGCCAATAATTGGATAACTCCACCACGAAGGCATTTTCTATTTCGCGTAAATTTTGCGCCACCAACATTTTGCTAAACAGCTGTCCGGTACGAAAGAGCAAGGTGGTCCATTGGGCAATACGCACGGAAGGGAAATTGGCCGGCCGCATCCGCATAAATTTCCAGTGATTGCCGGACATGGGCTGGAGCTGGTATTTCTGTTTTAAAAACTGGTACTCCTTTTGTAGCTGGCGGGGATATTCATCCGCAAAGGTTTCCTCCAGGAGGCCTGCTTGCCCAAAAAGGAGAGCCTCCATTTGGGGTAAGCTGTTTTTGTGACGCAGCAACGTTTTGAGCGGAAGAGATTCCGCCAACATCAGAAAAGGATCGGCATTGACTTTGAGGCCAAAGCCCCAGGCGAGGCTCTGGTAAAAAGTCTCTTCCCAGTCGCCACCATTGCGATTGAGGCGTTCTTCGAGGGCTTGGGTACGCTCTTCCAGCCGCTCTACCAGCAGGCGGTCCAACCAGAGGTTAAAGGTGATTTCGGGCACGATGTACAATTGTTGCTGGCAGGGCACCCAATTTTCACTATGGAGCAGGCGCAGGTACTGCTTGGCCAAGCCTACGGGCAGGTAGTTGCGCAAATCCAGGCAGGGTATCCGCTCGCCGTCGTGGTGGCGTATGACCACATCTTCTTCCAACACAACATGGAGAATGACATTGTTGTAATTGGGATCATCCTGGTGCTTGTGCGCGTGCCACTCGGAGCTACGCAGGTGCATCTCCACATTGCCCGCCCATAGTGTCCCATCGATACGGATACGAGCATCCAGAAAGTCTGGCCCGGCGTGATGGTTGTGCTGGCCTGGATGGATAATTTCGAGTGCTTGCCCCGTCGTCGTCTTGAGTTCAGTTAATCGAAAGCGGCGGAGGCGCCATACAAAGTGTAGAAAATCTTCTCGCATGATAAAGGTCTTTATATACTAGGAGTATAAAACGAGAAAAATTCCACGATGGGCGGGGAGTTATTTTTTCTTTTCTTTTTGCAAAAACAAATCCTGATTAATCAACAAGGCAAGATTAATGAAGAAAAAGGAGCCCACCTTATCGGTTTCGATCAGGTCGTTGATCAATAAAAATGCGGTAATGATAGTTGTGGAGAGTAAGACGGTCAGGACGATGCTTTGCCTGAAGGGATAGCTTGCTAAAGCGTGATAAAGTTGTTCTGCACGAAGGAAAAAAACGACCAATAGTGCCAGAAATATCAGCAGGCCGGGTAAGCCCTGCTCCACTAAAGTCATGAAAAAATAGCTGTGTACGCCTGATTGCTCGGGGTTGTCACTCACGTAAGTTTCAAAACTGGTGACGGCGAAGGGTTTGTAAAAGTTGACGAAGTTGCCTGGGCCCCAGCCGAAAAGGGGGCGTTCGGGTGCCATGTTCCCTGCCGCAACCCAGCGGTAGACCCGCTCCATGGTGGAGATGTCTTCCATTTTGTAGGTCGCTTCAATCAGGTTATCAAAACGTTCGTGAGAGATGGTGCGGTCGTAATTCGGGGCAAAATCAAGGTAGGTATTGTCTTGGGCAATGTATATTACGCCAGCCAATGCAGCAATGCCTGCCCCAATGAGCGCGTATTTCATCAAGCGCCAGCGGACAATGAAGTAGGTGCCAGCGGCGATCACCAGCGCAACGTATGCTGCTCGCGTAAACGACAGGTAGATGGCACCAAATACCAGCAGGCTTGCACCTGACAGGACCACCCATTGCCAGCTCCATTTGCGGTAACGTACGAGCATTAATACCATAAAAGGAAAAAACAAGGTGAGGGCCGCCGCATAATTGACGTGGTTGCGCTGGAAAGGGTGCATGATACTATGGATGCCCTGGAAAGAAAAGCCCAACAGCGCGTGGCGTACAACAATGATGGTAACCATCAGGATAAAAGGCCAAAAGAAAATCCAGAAAAACTTCCTGTAGTCGGCCTCACTCCTGATAAGGTAAGCGGTAAGCAGAAAAAAGGTCACCACGTACCAAAGCTTGGCCAGAAGGAATTTTAGCGATACGACAAACAAGTCGGAGGTAATAGTCGTCGTCGCCAACCAGGCCAGATGCAAGAGGAGCAACAGGGAGAGTGGATGCTTTAATAAATCGGTGGACAAATGTTTGATATTGCGGAGCATAAACAAACCGAAGAGGAGCATCAGCCCTACAATCAAAGGCTCCGTCGGAAGATCGGTACCCAAGCCATTGGGGAGTTGTACTTCTGTAGAGATAGGAATGCAGGCAATGAGCAACCAATAAAGCGGCTTGAAATCTACAAGCGCCAAATAAATGATCAGGAGCGCGGCAGGAATGCCTGCCAGAATATAGTAACCACTGGCCGCCGCTACAAAAACCGACAATAATACCATCACCACAAACCCCAGCACCAAGCCATGGCCAGCGGGTAAATTTGCAATCTGTTGTCGGAATTTAGTATACATCACATTACTTTCCCTGGTAAACCGCTTTCCAATCAACATCGCTGTACGCCTCAAAAAGGAGTATGCCAATCAGGGTAAAAAAGAAGGTAACAAAGATGGCTGCCAGAACAATTAAGGTGCGAAAAGGCCGGGACTTCACTTGTGGACGCGCCGCATCTTCCACCACTATCATGGCAGGAATATCCGCCTGGTAAGTGGCCTGATATTGCTTCATTTTTTCTTTATCTTCACTAAGGCTGGTGTTGGCTTCCTGGTATTGGCGGGTATACAAAAGCACTTTTGCCAAACCTTCGTTGAAACGATCCAGTTTTAGATTCAATTTGGAGAACTCTTCTTCCAAACCCGCTACTTTTACTTCGTAGATGGCAACAGAGTCTCTGAATCGCCCACCGCGTTCGCTAAAAGCTAAGAGTCTGGCGCGCGAGCTGTTGAGTTGGTTTTCCGTAATTGAGGCCAGGGTAGTAAGGCTTTCAGATTGAGCTTCCGTATTGTAAATGCCATACTGCTTACGTAGCGACTGGAGGCTGTCGCTGAGTACGCTAAGCTGTTCTTCTTTGGCCGCAATGTTGTTCTCAAAAGTAGCGATCGCGCGCTGCTGCGTCGACTTGATGAGCGATTGCCCCAGGTGATTGATTTTTTCACGAGCAGTCCTGGCCATAGTGGCTGCCAACTCGGGGTCCTGGTCTTCAATACTCAGTTGGATAGCATCCCGTTTGGTTTTGGTAATATCGTACAGCCCTAAAAAATGGCGCCTTACGTAGAACTTTCCTTTCGGGCTGTCTTTGTCGATATCATAATGCTCGTACAAGCGAAATGTATCCACCAGGTAGTCAATCAATTCGTTGGATTCACTGATCGTGAGCAAGCGGTCGATATCGCTTTCATTACCATACAGCTCGGGGGGGATCGTGCCGTCGCCAAACAACAGTTCCGGCGTAGCCTGGTCGGGGCTGGTCGCAAAAAAGACGGTACTGGCTTGATAGTACACGGGTAAAAGCAAAACGATAATCGCACTCCCTACACCCGCCAGTAAACAAGCGGTGACGATCACTTTTTTCCAACGAAAAAGGGTACGGAGAACGTCCACCAAATCAGTTTTCGGTGATGTCGTTGAATTATTGGGAACTTTGTCTTTTAGAGCAGTCATAGGCAAAGACTTGCGATTTTTTTTGCAAAAGTAGAAAAAGCCTTGAGCTTTGGTGCATTAGTCCCCATCTTTTGGGTGTTTACGAGGGGCGCAACCACGACCACCAGCTTTTTACATCGAGAAGCCTTAAGGCGAACGCTCCTAATATCCCCGCACATATACAGGCACTAAATTTAACGAACAAAGGTACGGAGAGTAAATGATTGCTGAAGTAATACCCTAAACCACAAAGCAACAAGCCCAGGAAGACTAATCGGAACAACAAATCCAGGGCCATAGGCAACTGCAACAAGTGCTTTGCCAAAGCCAACTGAGCTATAAAAGTAAGGGTTTGGGTAACAAAGGTAGCCTGCGCTGCGCCCAATGCGCCGTAACGAGGAATCAGCCACAAATTGAGGAGAACGTTAATCATAATCCCGGCAACAAACACCCAATTCATTGGCCTTAAGCTGGCATTGGCGGTAAGCAAGGTTCCGTAAACGTAGCCGCCGCTCATGGGGATAAAGGTAAGCATGAGCCATTGCAAGATCTGTCCGGAATAGCTATCGCCATTGGTGTACAGGCTGGTCATAATTGGCGTTGCGAACCAAATAACACTGATGGCCAAACTGAAGGCACCCGTCCACATCGTACTGATGGCCAAACGCGTGAGTGGTACAATATTGACACCCGTCTTCAATTGGCGAGCAAACATGGGCAAGAGCAATCCTGCCAATAAGTACCCCGCAATATTACTAGCATCCAACAACCGGAAAGCGGATGCGTAACGATCTGCTTCTATCGCACCGTTGGGCAGCATTTTTTCAATCATGATGGCATCCAGGCGGGTGTAGGCGGTCATAAGAAACACCACCAGCGCATAGGGTGCACTTTGGCGAAGTAAACTTTGCACCTGTGCTTTACGCCACCGAAGTCGCAACTGTCCGAGCCGAGGGTAGAGGTAGCTTAGTAGCAAAATGATAGTGATGAGGTAAGCCGCTGTTTGCGCCAATACAAACCAGAAGATCGTAAAGTGAGCCTGCCAACTACCGCCCCAGAGCAATACGCCGGCAATAACCACCAAGAGGCTCTTATCCAATACCGAAGCCCAGCTGTCCAGCCGATAAAGGCCTAATCCCGCCAAATTAGAGCGTAGAAAAAGCACCAGGGTCTGTAAAAATTGATTCACACAGATAGCCAGCAATAAGGTCCACACTGCCGGCGACTGGAAGCCCCAGAAATAACCCAGTACAACCGTGACGACAGTGAAAACACCCCCCAGCAAGAGCTTGATGGTGAGCAAGTGCGGGAAATACTTTTGCAGTAAATGGCGGGATTGAGAAAGGTTGCGAGCATTGAAATTCTGAAGCCCAAAATCGGAGATGATCTGAAAGATAAAAGCGAAGTTGAACAGGGTGAAATACAAGCCGTACTCTCCTTCGGGCAGAAGGTTTTGTACCGTACGGTCAATGCCAAAGAGGTAGAAAGATTTTACTACCAAATTAAGCACAACAATCAGTACGGCGTTCCCGGCAAATTCTCTATTCATATTAACCTTTAGAAGAGGCTTCCCTGACGGGCAAAGCTAAGGGGATTTTCCAATTCCAGTAACCTCCGCTTAAAATCGAGGCCATAAAAGTAGCCTTGTAATTGTCCGTTTTTAGCGATCACCCGGTGGCAGGGTACGATGATAGCGATGGGGTTATTGCGGTTGGCCTGGCCTACAGCACGAATGGCTTTGGGGTCGCCCATGCGGTCGGCAATGGATAGATAGGAGGTGGTACGGCCGTAGGGGATTTTTACCAACTCTTGCCAGACCGCCTGATGGAAATCAGTATGCCCAGAAAAATCCAGCGGTAAATCAAAGACTTCTCGCTGCTGCTTGAAATATTCATCCAGCTGCCGAACTGCTTCTTTCAACTCACGAGGAATCGGGCCAGCCGGACAAGGTTTGGTGCTGACCAGGCTCACAGAACGCAACCCATTGGGGCTCCCTACCAGACGAAAGCAGCCAAAGGGAGAAAGATAGTGCGCCTCTACCTGCCCTGGCACCGCTATTTCTTTTTTCTCATTACCCATCGGCTACGTTTTTGTACCTCGCTAATTTAGACCTTATTCAGGAATTTCCCAACATCTTCTACTGGTGCCGTTCCCGTAAGATGGCCATTACTTCCTCCCAGCTATACCCTTTGGCGGCTAATAATACCAGATAGTGGTACATCAGGTCGGCCGCTTCATTGAGGAAAAGGTCCTTGTTGTCATCTTTTGCTTCAATGACGAGTTCCACGGCTTCTTCCCCTACTTTTTGGGCCACCTTATTGATGCCTTTTTTAAACAGCGAGCTGGTGTAGGAGGCGTCATTGGGGTTGTCGCGCCGATCCTGGATCACTTTCTCCAGATAGGGGACAAAGGCACCTTTGTTTTCGGTACCAAAACAAGTGCCCGTTCCCTTGTGGCAAGCAGGTCCTTTCGGCAAAACAAGGGCCAGCAGGGTATCCTGATCGCAGTCAAGCTGGAGGTCGATGAGTTCAAAAAAATTGCCGGAGGTTTCGCCTTTTGTCCATAAGCGGTTTTTGCTGCGGCTAAAAAAGGTCACGCGTTTTTCAGCCAGTGTTTGTGCTACAGCAGCTTGGTTCATGTAGCCCAGCATCAATACTGCCTGAGTATTAACATCTTGGACGATAACGGGTACCAGGCCTTCGCCTTTCTGAAAATCTATCTCTGAACTCGAAAAGTTGTGCATTACTTATTACCTTTAAAAAGTTTAAACAATGAATGTGTGCTACGGCACAAACGAAAAACCACTTTTTTATCTAAATCTTAACAATGGATATTGACAATATTCTTGACGACACCGGCAACGGCGGAACGGAATTAATTATCACGGACCCTATTCGTGGCTTTCTCTCGGAATCAGCCCGTTGGGGGAAATTCATTGCCATCATTGGCTTTGTTTTTATCGGCTTAGGCGTTCTCGCGATGCTTTTTGGCGGTGGTGCTATGATTGCTGGCGGTATGGCTGGCATGGGAGGCGTGATGATCTTGGTATACGTTGTTATACTTGGCATCAGCCTCATTCCCATCTATTACTTGTACAATTTTTCCACAAAAATGCAGGTAGCTTTGCGCGATGATGACCAAATGTATCTTCGTGATGCTTTTGAGAACCACAAATCAATGTTCAAATTCTACGGCATCTTCTTGGCGATCATGTTGGGAATTTACGCTTTGGTCTTTATCATTAGCATCATTTTTGGTGGACTTGCCAGCCTCTAAATCCTTACCGGAATACGCTTTTCGTGCAGGTAACTTTTTAACTGCGGAATAGGTATTTCCCCAAAGTGAAAAATACTGGCGGCCAGCCCAGCATCGGCCTGGCCGCTGGTAAACACTTCGGCAAAGTGTTCCATCGTCCCCGCTCCTCCCGAAGCAATTACGGGAATTTGTACCAGCTCCGCAATGCGT is a window from the Lewinella sp. LCG006 genome containing:
- the hisIE gene encoding bifunctional phosphoribosyl-AMP cyclohydrolase/phosphoribosyl-ATP diphosphatase HisIE, which encodes MHNFSSSEIDFQKGEGLVPVIVQDVNTQAVLMLGYMNQAAVAQTLAEKRVTFFSRSKNRLWTKGETSGNFFELIDLQLDCDQDTLLALVLPKGPACHKGTGTCFGTENKGAFVPYLEKVIQDRRDNPNDASYTSSLFKKGINKVAQKVGEEAVELVIEAKDDNKDLFLNEAADLMYHYLVLLAAKGYSWEEVMAILRERHQ